In the Plasmodium reichenowi strain SY57 chromosome Unknown, whole genome shotgun sequence genome, CGATAACAACTCCTGGCAAGGCTTTAACAAATCTAACACTTTTTTCTCCTAAGTAGTTTCTAATTTCGATTCTTGTGTTATTATCTACAATATTAGAGTTGATGGGAAAGTGAGCATGTACTAATctcattttatataagaaCTTTTTGGTAACACCAgtaaacatattttttaaatgtgTACAAACCGTACGAATACAAGCTAAACTGTCAGGGACACCAAACCACATAACTAccttaatatatttctttaatttgTTTAATCTAATATCTATTGGTAAATGCCTGAAGCTCCTTCTTAAGGTTCCGTACTTACCAGATACGGTTACCTTTCTTGCATTTATGGCTACCTTGactaaaataaaaaaaataaaatatatatatatatatatattataatatatttt is a window encoding:
- a CDS encoding 60S ribosomal protein L6, putative, producing the protein KVAINARKVTVSGKYGTLRRSFRHLPIDIRLNKLKKYIKVVMWFGVPDSLACIRTVCTHLKNMFTGVTKKFLYKMRLVHAHFPINSNIVDNNTRIEIRNYLGEKSVRFVKALPGVVI